The sequence GTGAGCCATTGCTTTAATTCCTCTAAACTCATACTGTAACCCCTTTGCCACATGCTGATGTTTATATTGTACAAGTTTAGAGGAAAAGAGAAAACTACTACGACAATTCCTTTTCCCGTAAATATAATAAATACATCATTTTCCTTTCGCGTGCTTCGATTCGTTCGTTCATTTTTGTTCGCAACTGAGCGGTGCGATGTAGTTGGTTCACGAATGAATGATGCGAAATACATACCTCTAAGCTTTTACCATTTGAAAACGTAATGCGCGTTTTTCCACCTTGAACATGCTCATGATGACGAATATGTAAATGCGACAGCCATACACATTGAGGATTCATTGGGGAGATCGTTGGAAAAAAGAAAATTTCGTTCGTTGGTTCGATTGCAATCGGTGCTTTATGCGAAGTGCCAATAATATGTCTCGCTCCATCTTTTCTTCCTCTTAAACTTGCGCCATAATACAAACAACTTTGTTCGATAATTTCCATCGGCTTTTGTTTGACGATAATTTCTCCATCTTCCTCTAACACTTTCGTCCACATTTGCTTATCGTGAAAAAACGGAAAAAGCCCCATCGTATAGCGCGTCAAATACAGATACTCGACGATGAGCATACCGCTCCCTCCCTTATATACATATTTCGACAATATTATACCATAAATATACGAAATTTTCATGAAAAATCCCCTCGTTTTTTTCGAGGGGATGTTATTTTATGCACCTGTAAATTGTTCTTCTTCTGTCGAGCCTTTTAGCGCCACAGTTGATGCTTGACCGCCCGTAATGACAAGCGATACTTCGTCAAAGTAACCTGTTCCGACTTCACGTTGATGGCGTGTAGCTGTGTAGCCATATTTTTCTGCCTCAAACTCCGCTTGTTGCAATTCGGAGTAAGCAGCCATGCCGCGATCGCGATAGCCATGTGCTAACATAAACATGCTGTAGTTGAGGGCGTGGAAACCAGCCAACGTAACGAATTGGAATTTGTAGCCCATTTTTCCGAGCTCCACTTGGAAGTTGGCGATCGTTTCGTCGTCCAACTTTTTCTTCCAGTTGAAGGAAGGCGAGCAGTTGTACGCAAGCAATTTGCCTGGGAATTTTTCATGAATCGCTTCCGCAAAACGACGCGCTTCTTCTAAGTTCGGTTCGCTCGTTTCGCACCAAATTAAATCAGCATACGGTGCATATGCCAATCCGCGCGCAATCGCTTGGTCTAATCCGGCACGCGTACGGAAGAAGCCTTCTGGCGTACGCTCACCTGTAATAAATTCTTGATCGCGCGGATCGATGTCGCTTGTAATTAAATCCGCTGCGTTTGCATCTGTGCGCGCAATTAATACGGTTGGGACGCCCATGACATCTGCCGCAAGTCGCGCCGCAATTAAGTTGCGAATCGCTGTTTGTGTCGGAAGCAACACTTTTCCACCTAAATGGCCGCACTTTTTCTCAGAAGACAATTGGTCTTCAAAGTGGACGCCTGCTGCTCCTGCTTCAATCATCGCTTTCATCAGTTCGAAGACGTTCAATTGACCCCCAAATCCTGCTTCTGCATCGGCAACGATCGGCAAGAAATAGTCGATATCTTCTTTTCCTTCCACATATTGAATTTGGTCAGCCCGTTGAAGCGCTTGATTAATGCGTTTCACAACGTGCGGCACGCTGTTTGCTGGATATAAGCTTTGGTCAGGATACATATGACCTGCTAAGTTCGCATCGGCTGCGACTTGCCAACCGCTTAAATAAATCGCTTTTAAACCAGCTTTTGCTTGTTGCACCGCTTGATTTCCTGTTAACGCCCCAAGCGCATGAACGTAGTCTTCCGTATTTAATAAGTTCCAAAGCTTTTCCGCTCCGCGACGCGCTAGCGTATACTCGATGTCAAGCGAACCACGCAATTTAATGACATCCTCTGCGCTATACGGGCGCGTAATGCCCTTCCACCGTTCATCCAATTGCCAACTTTCTTCTAATTGTTTTACACGTTCTTCAAATTTCCCCATATATATTCTCCCCCTTGTATTGAATAAAAACCCGTTGTTCAAACCGTGCACATGCCCCCCAAAAAGTTATGACGCTCTTTTCTCTATGTACGAGCTTTGATACATCTCCCACCCTTCTTGTTATAATACACTTTTTCCTTTTGACGTTTTTATTATATAACACAATTTTCAGAAAAGAAAGTATTTTTATGAATTTTTTTCAAAAAAAAATTTGCCTTTCCTACTTTTGTTCTAAAGAAATAATGCGCTCTAAAATGGTCGGATGACTGTAACGAAACAGTTTGACAAGATAAGGTGGATGCACTTGGCTTAAACTAGAGCGAGTCAACTGTTGAAACGTCGAGATCGCTGCTTCTTTATTTTTCGTCAGTTCAATCGCATACTTGTCCGCCGCATGCTCTTCATAACGGGAAATAGCATTCATCGCAGGGCTTGCCGCAAAACTTAATAGCGAAATCAATAGTAAAAACATCGGTAAAGAAGCAAGTTCGTTCCATTTTTCAATGCGACAAAGCGCGCCAAAACGTCCAATCATTCGTTTCATCCATCGATTCGTCAACAGCAATCCGATAAATGTAACAACAATATATAATCCAATTCCCCAATAAATATGTTTCATGACGTAATGCGCCATCTCATGCGCCATAATAAATAAAATTTCATCTTCGCTTAACCGCTCAAGCGTCGTGTCCCATAACACAATACGCGAGTTGCCTCCGATACCTGTCACATACGCATTTAACGCGTTCGTCTTTTCTGACATATTTACTTCAAATACGTGTTCTGCTGGAATGTTTGCTTTCTCCGCTAGCGCTAAAATTTTTGCTTCTAGCTGTTTATTTTTCAGCGGATAAAAATCGTTATAAAGCGGATCAATAAACACAGGTTGAATAAACGTTAAAAAAAGCGTAAACGGAATGGAACAAAGCCACGCGTATATCCACCATCGTTTTTCGAATTTTTGCATAAGCGCATATAATACATACACAATGACAACCATGATCGCATAATTCACCCAAAAATCAATCAGTTCATCACGCATCCAACTCGAAAAGGTTTGGGTTGAAATATGGTACATTTTCGCCATGTAGTAACTTGCATAGCTAAGCGGAAACGTCACAACTTGTACAAGAAGCGATAACCAAAAGACGTAAATCGCCGTTTGCATAAACCGCCGTTTTGTCGTTGCCTCCGCCCATTGTTGAAAACGCGCTGACAAACCAAACAACAACACAAATATATAAATGACCCACTCATATGGAACAGATAAAAAAAATAAAAAGTTTTTTACTCCTGAAAACTGTTCAGCAAGCATCAGTTCTTTTTTCGTTAAAAACGTCGCAGGATCTGCACTTGTGCCTTTATATTGTGCTGGAATGGATGAGTCTGTCCATTGAAATAAATAAAACGCAAAAAATAGTGCGTACATCGCATAAAGGAATAACGTCCAAAAAGCGATTTTTCTCATTGCCCTTCCCCCCTTGTCCATCGTTACTATTAGTTTAGTTTTTCATTCACCATTTAGAACAACGAAAAAAAATTCAAATAATTGTCACGTCCCGTTCTCCTCATTAACACGTTGATTATGTATGATGAAAGTGGGAGGGATATACGTTGAAAAAACTATATATCGGCTTTTTTAGTTTACTTGCGATTTGTATTGGCATTGGTATATTTTATTTTTCTTTTTATCGGCAAGAAAAAATGGAGTTTCCAAAAAACGTGACAATGGAAACAGCATGGGGAAAACCGTATTCATTAAACGACATGGAGCCAAAAGTACGTCTACTTGAGTTTGTGTACACAAACTGTCCGGACATTTGTCCAAGTACGTCATTTCAAATGAAACAGTTAAAAGAACAGCTTGAAAAAGACGGTTTGTTTAAAAAGAAAGTCGAATTTATTACAATTACGATCGATCCAAAACGCGACACACAACAAGTGATGCAAACGTACGCGAACATGTTCGGAGTAGAAAGCGATAACGAAGGATGGATTTTTTTACGAGGTAGTGAAGAAGACACAAAAAAAGTGGCGGATGCTTTTAACTTCTTATATCGCGATCCCGGAAACGGCATGCTTATTCATACAACACTCACATACTTTTTAGACGAAAACAACCGCGTCATCGACACATTCGGCATGGGCGAAAAAGGGTTTGATAAAGAGAAAGTGTATAAAGAAATTGTAAAAGAGGCGAAATAGCCTCTTTTACTCTTGTACGATGACTTGCTGTATAATACTATATTACTATGTGAAAGAATAGAACTTTGGATCTATATGGGGGGGTATATCATATGAAAAGATGGAAAGACCGCAGTCTTATTTTTCGAACAGCTTTTTTACTTTCAATAATTGTTGCAATTATATCTATTACCGCTACAGGCACAATGCTATACCAAGTTTTAAAAGAGGAAAAAGAGCTTACAAAAGCGGTTGCCGTAGAAAAAACGGCTTCATACGCTCATAAAGTTGAAGGAATATTTAATGGAGCGCAAAAAGTTGTACAATCGTTTGGGGAGTATATGCTTTTTGCAAAAAGACATGGTCTCAACCGCGAACAAATATTGGAACATATGCACCATTTACTTGAGCGTAATGAGCAATTACTCGGCATTTATACGTTGTGGGAGCCAAATGCATTTGATGGAAAAGATGCGATGTACGTTAATAAAGAAGGACATGATGCAACAGGCCGCTTTGTACCGTATGTTGTCCGTAGCGATGGAGCAATCATTGTAGAAGCAAGCCGTGATTATGATAAAGAGGCGCCAGGGAATTATTATTTAACGCCAAAAAATACTAAAAAACCGTTATTGCTTGAACCGTACACATATGAAGTGAACGGAAAAAGCGTGTTGCTCACATCGCTCGTTCTCCCTCTCATTGACCCTGAAACAAATCAGTTTTTAGGTATTGTCGGGGTCGACTTTGAAGTGTCGTTTTTACAACAACTCGTAAGCAAAGAAAAACCACTCGGCGGGTTTTTAAACTTTATCACTGGTGATGGCACGATTATTGCAAGTGGCGCAGGAGAAAAGTTCATCGGAAAAACCATTACACTTGATAAAGGAAAAACTGTGCTGAAGCGCATCGCAAGTGGGGAGCATTTTACTGATGAAATTTACTCACAACTTCTTCAAGACGATATGTTGCGCGCTTTTGCACCTATCGAATTATCTTTGTTTGAAAAGGATTGGGCGCTCGTTTTATCCGTTCCATCTAGCACTGCATTTCAACGTATTGAAAAACTATTCGTGGACGGAGCAATTGGAATTTCAGCTTTAATTTTACTACTCGCGCTCTTTATCATTTTCACACTACGTCGTATTTTGCTTCCTGTACGTCATGCTGCACATATGGCGGAACAAATCGCTCAAGGTCGGTTAAATATTCAAATCGAAGCATTACCGAATAACGATGAAATCGGCACATTAACAAAAGCGATGAAAACAATGGTAAATCAACTTCGCGAGCAAATTAGAACATTGTCTGATGAAAGCAACCAATTATCAAACGAAGCCAGCCATATCGCGACAAACGCAAAACAAAATAGTGAAGCAAGCACATATGTGCATGAGGTAATGAGTGAAATTACAGAACGAACGGCGTCACAAACTGAAGCATTGCTTGAAAGTATGAGGGCGATGGAGGAGATGGCGACTGGAGTTCAAAAACTAGCCGAGTCGACATCGGAAGTAGCTGATTCAGCGAAAGAAATGTCCGATGAGGCAAAACAAGGAAAAGAGCAACTTGAACAAACCGTAAAACAAATGAAGCAAATCGAACAATCTTTCGCTCTTATTAACAAACAAGTGAATAATCTCACGTCATATTCTGAACAAATTGGACATATCGTTGCAGCGATTAGCGCCATCTCATCGCAAACAAATTTACTTGCTCTAAATGCCGCCATTGAAGCAGCCCGTGCTGGAGAAGCTGGGCGAGGATTTGCCGTCGTTGCAGAGGAAGTTCGAAAACTAGCTGAACAAGCAGATGAAGCAGCGAAACAAGTGAGCGACTTGATTAGCCATGTCCAGCACCAAGTACAAGAAGTGAAGGAAGTAACGAAGCAAGGAGCTGATGATATTAAAGAAGGAAGCATAGTGATTACAAACACCGCTCAAACCTTTGAACGAATTGTCCAAAAAACAGACATTGTTTCAGAAGAAATTCAAGAAATATCTGCGGCAACAGAACAAATGTCAGCTGGAGTGGAACAAGTCACCGCATCTATTGAAAACATTGTAGAAACAGCAACAGGTGTTCAACAAGAAATTCAAGAAGCGACAAATTCAATTGACGAACAAGCAAACATTTCAAAACAACTAGATGAATCCGCAAAACAACTTGCGCATATTTCGACGAAACTACAACAACTCATTCAACGCTTCACCTTGTAGATCAGCCATCGGCTGATCTACCTTGTGAAATATTTTTTTACAAAAATGAATCGACAATAAAAGAAGATTCACTTCGTATATCAACGCCTACATTATTACAGTATGGTACTACAAAATGGAATGTTTTTCCTAAATTAAAAATCATATTAACAGCGTCTTTCAAAAGCTTGAGGTAAGACGTCGTTCGCAGTTGATCGCAAAATTTAGCCTTTTTTATAAATTGGGGGATAAAATATGGACATTTACGTAGGTAGACAACCGATTTTTAATAAAAACTGTAGTTGAGCAATTTTCGTTACAATAATTACCATTTAAAAAGAGACAAACAGGGTACCCCTTATGCCACGTGGAGCTGTTTTTTCACGGTATCAATGGGAATATTTTGTTTTGCTGCACGATAAATGAACTCCACGAGGCTATGTCCTTTTCTCTTGCGCAGGAGATCGAGCCCATCCGAAAAATCACTGTTAGACTCGAACATGCTGTACACATACGCAAGTTGCACCAAGATCCAATACCGTTTCACCGCCCGACGCCCGCGAACGCGGTATCCATCGAGTTTCAGCTGGTCTTTCGCTTGACGGAAAAAACATTCGATCGACCAACGTGCAGCATAGTAGCGCAAGATCTCTTCATCGCTTAGCTCGCGATCGGTGCTCAAGACGCAATGAAGATGTTTCGGCGTCATCGGCTGATCGGCTTTCCATGCGAGCAGCACCACGGCATCCTTGAGACCGTTCAGAGCGCCTTCGTAGCGATACACCCGATAACGCTCTTTTCCCACCGTGACGAGGCGGGTATCCCGTGGCTCCATAGATTTGGCAAATTCTTTTGCTTGAATGGCCGTCCCTTTTGGATAGAGAATCCGATTCGTCTTCAGCATCGCGATGACGTGGAACCCTTTTTTTAAGCAGGCTCCCACGAGGGTTTTCGATGGATACCAAGAGTCCATGAGCACATAAACGGGTCGACTCACATCCAACGAAGAAAGCATCTCGATCGCGAGTTCCCCTTTGCTTTTCCCCACCGTCTTGTCGTAGAGGCGAAAGGCAAAAGGAAACGCTTGGGTCATCGTATGAACCATGAGCCAAACGAGAGAATGTCCCCAGATCGACTTTTTCTCTGCGTGAGAATAGTGCCAATCACACCCTTGAATGGCGTGTGTTGCCCGTGACGAGGGCTTCGTTTTTTGGCAAATCGTATCATCGATCGAAACAAAAATGGGTTGATTCTCTCGTTTCGAGCTGCGTTCGACACGATGAAGCACCCACTGTTGGAGTTTGCGAAGCAGCGTCTCTTCCTCCCATGGGCTTTTCGTGAAAAAATGGCTCAGTGTCGTGCGATGGTTCGGATGAAAACTCCCATGATGTAGATCGGTCAGCGTTCCCGAAAAGCCCTTTGTAATCATCGCATCCACGATATGAACGAGATGCTTCATGACAGGTTTCGAGAAATAAAGGGCCAACCCCAACATCGTCAAAAACTTGTGGATTCCTTGGTGATGTGCTAATCTATTCATGAGACATGAACCTCCTTGTGAATGGTTTGTTGGCACATCTATTCTAACCAAGGAATCGGGTTCATGTCTTCTTTTTTGTTTGGTTGTAAATTTATGTTAGTAAATTTGCTCATCTACAGTAAAAATTATGAAGTCATCGGATACGAATTGCTATATCGAAGTGGAGACAAAAATTTTTATGATGCGATCGATGGAGACAAAGCTACCATTGATGTATTGATCAACAGTTTTATGAACATCGGTATTGAAAAATTAACGAATGGGGCTCGTTGTTTTATTAACTTTACAGAAACTTTATTAAAAAAACAATTGCCCTTTCATTTTCCGAAAAATTTAGTCGTCGTCGAAATTTTAGAAAACATCCCATATTCAGAAGGATTGCTAGACATTTGCAGGAAACTAAAAACCGAAGGATATACGATTGCTCTTGATGATTTTATTTTTTTTGATCAATATATCCCTCTTTTTCCATACATTGATATAATAAAAATTGATTTCTCAAAGCAAAATGATTATAAACGATTTAAACCATACATTGATATGTACCATATTCACTTGCTCGCAGAAAAAATTGAAACAAGTGATCAACTAGAAGAAGCAGTTCGTAACGGTTTCTCTTGTTTTCAAGGTTATTTTTTCAGCAAACCGATTATAGTAAAAGAAAAGTCGTTGCCAAAAATCGCATACACATCTCGTTTATCTTTAATTACTCAATTAAATAAAAACGAACTAAACTTTGAAGAAATCGTTGCAACAATCGAAAGCGATCCTTCTTTAACATATCGGCTATTAAAAACCGTTAATTCGTTTTTTTTATCTTCTACTCCAAAAATCAAATCAATTCGACATGCAGCGATTTTATTAGGAACAAACCACTTAAAAAGCTGGCTTACCGTTTTAACGTTACAAGAGCCAAACGAGCCATTTAGAAATGAAGTAATTATTAATTGTCTTGTACGTGCAAAAACATTGGAGCAACTAGCTGAACTTATTCATTTGTGTGATGAAAAAGATGTTTTATTTTTTATGGGTATTTGTTCGTCTTTACATTTATTACTTCATCGCCCATTACATGAAATATTACAAGAACTACACGTTGACGAGGCAATTCAACAAGGACTAAATGGCTATCCTTGTATTTATTCACTTTTATACGACCTTGTTATCGCATTAGAAACAAACGATACAAAAAAAATAAGCGACTTGACAAACACATTAAATATCCCTATACAAGAAGCATTGGCTATTTACCAGCACAGTATCGAATGGGTTGTGCAACTAAAATTGTAGCCAATTTAGTTAATTAAAATCCCCGATGTAACTCGGGGATTTTTTATACGAGCACGGCGCGATCGCTCGCGAACTGACTGCCGCGAATGCGTTGAAACTCTTGTAAAAGCTTTTCAACCGTCAGTTTTTTCTTTTCTTCTCCACTTGCTT comes from Anoxybacillus flavithermus and encodes:
- a CDS encoding methyl-accepting chemotaxis protein; this translates as MKRWKDRSLIFRTAFLLSIIVAIISITATGTMLYQVLKEEKELTKAVAVEKTASYAHKVEGIFNGAQKVVQSFGEYMLFAKRHGLNREQILEHMHHLLERNEQLLGIYTLWEPNAFDGKDAMYVNKEGHDATGRFVPYVVRSDGAIIVEASRDYDKEAPGNYYLTPKNTKKPLLLEPYTYEVNGKSVLLTSLVLPLIDPETNQFLGIVGVDFEVSFLQQLVSKEKPLGGFLNFITGDGTIIASGAGEKFIGKTITLDKGKTVLKRIASGEHFTDEIYSQLLQDDMLRAFAPIELSLFEKDWALVLSVPSSTAFQRIEKLFVDGAIGISALILLLALFIIFTLRRILLPVRHAAHMAEQIAQGRLNIQIEALPNNDEIGTLTKAMKTMVNQLREQIRTLSDESNQLSNEASHIATNAKQNSEASTYVHEVMSEITERTASQTEALLESMRAMEEMATGVQKLAESTSEVADSAKEMSDEAKQGKEQLEQTVKQMKQIEQSFALINKQVNNLTSYSEQIGHIVAAISAISSQTNLLALNAAIEAARAGEAGRGFAVVAEEVRKLAEQADEAAKQVSDLISHVQHQVQEVKEVTKQGADDIKEGSIVITNTAQTFERIVQKTDIVSEEIQEISAATEQMSAGVEQVTASIENIVETATGVQQEIQEATNSIDEQANISKQLDESAKQLAHISTKLQQLIQRFTL
- a CDS encoding IS701 family transposase, with translation MNRLAHHQGIHKFLTMLGLALYFSKPVMKHLVHIVDAMITKGFSGTLTDLHHGSFHPNHRTTLSHFFTKSPWEEETLLRKLQQWVLHRVERSSKRENQPIFVSIDDTICQKTKPSSRATHAIQGCDWHYSHAEKKSIWGHSLVWLMVHTMTQAFPFAFRLYDKTVGKSKGELAIEMLSSLDVSRPVYVLMDSWYPSKTLVGACLKKGFHVIAMLKTNRILYPKGTAIQAKEFAKSMEPRDTRLVTVGKERYRVYRYEGALNGLKDAVVLLAWKADQPMTPKHLHCVLSTDRELSDEEILRYYAARWSIECFFRQAKDQLKLDGYRVRGRRAVKRYWILVQLAYVYSMFESNSDFSDGLDLLRKRKGHSLVEFIYRAAKQNIPIDTVKKQLHVA
- a CDS encoding EAL and HDOD domain-containing protein, whose protein sequence is MLVNLLIYSKNYEVIGYELLYRSGDKNFYDAIDGDKATIDVLINSFMNIGIEKLTNGARCFINFTETLLKKQLPFHFPKNLVVVEILENIPYSEGLLDICRKLKTEGYTIALDDFIFFDQYIPLFPYIDIIKIDFSKQNDYKRFKPYIDMYHIHLLAEKIETSDQLEEAVRNGFSCFQGYFFSKPIIVKEKSLPKIAYTSRLSLITQLNKNELNFEEIVATIESDPSLTYRLLKTVNSFFLSSTPKIKSIRHAAILLGTNHLKSWLTVLTLQEPNEPFRNEVIINCLVRAKTLEQLAELIHLCDEKDVLFFMGICSSLHLLLHRPLHEILQELHVDEAIQQGLNGYPCIYSLLYDLVIALETNDTKKISDLTNTLNIPIQEALAIYQHSIEWVVQLKL
- a CDS encoding competence protein ComK; this encodes MLIVEYLYLTRYTMGLFPFFHDKQMWTKVLEEDGEIIVKQKPMEIIEQSCLYYGASLRGRKDGARHIIGTSHKAPIAIEPTNEIFFFPTISPMNPQCVWLSHLHIRHHEHVQGGKTRITFSNGKSLEVCISHHSFVNQLHRTAQLRTKMNERIEARERKMMYLLYLREKELS
- a CDS encoding M48 family metallopeptidase; translation: MRKIAFWTLFLYAMYALFFAFYLFQWTDSSIPAQYKGTSADPATFLTKKELMLAEQFSGVKNFLFFLSVPYEWVIYIFVLLFGLSARFQQWAEATTKRRFMQTAIYVFWLSLLVQVVTFPLSYASYYMAKMYHISTQTFSSWMRDELIDFWVNYAIMVVIVYVLYALMQKFEKRWWIYAWLCSIPFTLFLTFIQPVFIDPLYNDFYPLKNKQLEAKILALAEKANIPAEHVFEVNMSEKTNALNAYVTGIGGNSRIVLWDTTLERLSEDEILFIMAHEMAHYVMKHIYWGIGLYIVVTFIGLLLTNRWMKRMIGRFGALCRIEKWNELASLPMFLLLISLLSFAASPAMNAISRYEEHAADKYAIELTKNKEAAISTFQQLTRSSLSQVHPPYLVKLFRYSHPTILERIISLEQK
- a CDS encoding SCO family protein; this encodes MKKLYIGFFSLLAICIGIGIFYFSFYRQEKMEFPKNVTMETAWGKPYSLNDMEPKVRLLEFVYTNCPDICPSTSFQMKQLKEQLEKDGLFKKKVEFITITIDPKRDTQQVMQTYANMFGVESDNEGWIFLRGSEEDTKKVADAFNFLYRDPGNGMLIHTTLTYFLDENNRVIDTFGMGEKGFDKEKVYKEIVKEAK
- the aceA gene encoding isocitrate lyase; amino-acid sequence: MGKFEERVKQLEESWQLDERWKGITRPYSAEDVIKLRGSLDIEYTLARRGAEKLWNLLNTEDYVHALGALTGNQAVQQAKAGLKAIYLSGWQVAADANLAGHMYPDQSLYPANSVPHVVKRINQALQRADQIQYVEGKEDIDYFLPIVADAEAGFGGQLNVFELMKAMIEAGAAGVHFEDQLSSEKKCGHLGGKVLLPTQTAIRNLIAARLAADVMGVPTVLIARTDANAADLITSDIDPRDQEFITGERTPEGFFRTRAGLDQAIARGLAYAPYADLIWCETSEPNLEEARRFAEAIHEKFPGKLLAYNCSPSFNWKKKLDDETIANFQVELGKMGYKFQFVTLAGFHALNYSMFMLAHGYRDRGMAAYSELQQAEFEAEKYGYTATRHQREVGTGYFDEVSLVITGGQASTVALKGSTEEEQFTGA